The following are encoded together in the Pungitius pungitius chromosome 7, fPunPun2.1, whole genome shotgun sequence genome:
- the LOC119216916 gene encoding cAMP-specific 3',5'-cyclic phosphodiesterase 4D-like isoform X7: protein MNKDLRMARKAPQAGFRHDRRHSCLGFDVENGLSAGRSPLDSQTSPGSGLVLQANFPHSQRRESFLYRSDSDFDLSPKNMSRNSSTASDLEEGLKHWEINRPPRHGEDMIVTPFAQVLASLRTVRSNFAVMTNLQDRVANKRPTSSNQPSTCKPCLTEEPYQKLAVETLEELDWCLDQLETLQTRHSVGEMASNKFKRMLNRELTQLSETSRSGNQVSEFIANTFLEKQHDVEILSPTSKEKEKKKRPMSQIIGVKKSTQSPSLAPTCIPRFGVSTPQESLLAKEVEDIDRWGLDIFKIAEFSGNRPLTVIMYTIFQERDLMKIFKIPNDTFITLMMTLEDHYRADVAYHNNIHAADVVQSIHVLLSTPALEAVFTDLEIMAVLFASAIHDVDHPGVTNQFLINTSSELALMYNDASVLENHHLAVGFKLLQVENCDIFQNLTRKQKESLRKMVIDMVLATDMSKHMNFLADMKTMVETKKVTSLGVLLLDNYSDRIQVLQNMVHCADLSNPTKPLELYRKWTDRIMVEFFTQGDQERDKGMEISPMCDKHNASIEKNQVGFIDYVVHPLWETWADLVHPDAQDILDTLEDNREWYQSMIRRSPSPSSPEEHHPEVIPGGGDVGAGGPVLSGGGDKFQFELTLEEEEEDDDDGEVESDQESPLEAESQSSGEQHRDSSPSLSPDPRSNSRYRPPSPHPSRTLSPAALSVRSPDRTMAFPDREGSGRDRELGLEGDGVARTGT from the exons TTTTGATGTTGAGAATGGCTTGTCGGCGGGTCGCAGTCCACTGGACTCTCAGACCAGCCCGGGTTCTGGGCTGGTACTTCAGGCCAACTTTCCCCACAGTCAACGGCGCGAGTCCTTCCTCTACCGCTCCGACTCCGACTTTGACCTTTCACCCAAAAACATGTCCCGCAACTCGTCTACTGCCAGCGACCT gGAGGAGGGATTGAAGCATTGGGAGATCAATAGGCCACCTCG GCATGGAGAAGACATGATAGTGACTCCATTTGCACAG GTTCTTGCCAGTCTgcgaacagtgagaagtaactTTGCTGTTATGACAAATCTGCAAGATCGTGTAGCAAACAA GCGTCCAACAAGCAGCAACCAGCCATCCACGTGCAAGCCATGTCTTACAG AGGAGCCCTATCAAAAGCTGGCGGTAGAGACACTAGAAGAGCTAGACTGGTGTCTGGACCAACTGGAGACGCTGCAGACGAGACACTCTGTTGGAGAGATGGCGTCCAACAAG TTTAAGAGGATGCTGAACCGCGAGCTGACGCAGCTATCAGAGACAAGCCGCTCGGGGAATCAGGTGTCAGAGTTCATCGCCAACACCTTCCTAG AGAAACAACATGACGTGGAGATCCTCTCTCCAACTTctaaggagaaggagaagaagaagaggccaaTGTCACAGATCATTGGTGTGAAAAAGTCCACACAGAGTCCCAGCTTAGCACCCACCTGCATCCCCCGCTTTGGAGTCAGCACGCCCCAGGAGAGCCTGCTGGCTAAG GAGGTCGAGGACATCGATCGTTGGGGTCTGGATATATTCAAGATAGCAGAATTTTCAGGAAACCGCCCTCTGACGGTGATTATGTACACCATCTTCCAG GAGCGGGACCTGATGAAAATCTTCAAGATTCCAAATGACACCTTTATCACCTTGATGATGACCTTGGAGGACCACTACCGGGCAGACGTAGCTTACCACAACAACATCCATGCGGCTGATGTGGTGCAGTCCATCCACGTCCTCCTGTCCACCCCTGCTCTGGAG GCGGTGTTCACAGACCTGGAGATCATGGCTGTTCTGTTTGCCAGTGCCATCCACGATGTTGACCACCCAGGAGTCACAAACCAGTTCCTCATTAACACCA GTTCAGAGCTCGCGCTGATGTACAACGACGCCTCGGTGCTGGAGAATCACCACCTCGCCGTGGGCTTCAAACTGCTTCAAGTAGAAAACTGTGACATCTTCCAAAACCTCACCAGGAAACAGAAAGAGTCCCTCCGAAAGATGGTGATTGACATG GTGCTCGCCACGGATATGTCCAAACACATGAACTTCTTGGCGGACATGAAGACAATGGTGGAGACCAAGAAGGTGACGAGTCTAGGTGTTCTGCTGCTAGACAACTACTCTGACCGCATCCAG GTTCTGCAGAACATGGTCCACTGTGCCGACCTGAGCAACCCAACCAAACCGCTGGAGCTTTACCGCAAGTGGACAGACCGCATCATGGTGGAGTTCTTCACCCAGGGCGACCAAGAGCGGGACAAAGGCATGGAGATCAGTCCCATGTGTGACAAACACAACGCCTCCATAGAGAAGAACCAG GTGGGCTTCATTGACTACGTTGTCCACCCTCTGTGGGAGACATGGGCAGACTTGGTACACCCTGACGCCCAGGACATCCTGGACACGCTGGAGGACAACAGGGAGTGGTATCAGAGCATGATCCGCCGTAGCCCGTCTCCCTCCAGCCCCGAGGAGCACCACCCGGAGGTGATCCCAGGGGGCGGCGACGTGGGAGCAGGTGGCCCTGTCCTTTCAGGAGGAGGGGATAAGTTCCAGTTTGAACTTactctggaggaagaggaggaggatgatgatgatggggagGTGGAGTCTGACCAGGAGAGCCCCTTAGAGGCAGAGTCCCAGTCGAGTGGAGAGCAGCACCGGGACTCCTCTCCGTCTTTGTCCCCGGACCCCCGCAGCAACAGCAGGTACCGCCCCCCTTCGCCTCACCCGTCTCGGACCCTGAGTCCGGCTGCCCTGTCGGTGCGGAGCCCCGACAGGACGATGGCCTTCCCAGATCGGGAAGGCTCCGGCAGGGACAGAGAACTGGGCCTGGAGGGCGACGGGGTGGCGCGTACGGGCACGTAA
- the LOC119216916 gene encoding cAMP-specific 3',5'-cyclic phosphodiesterase 4D-like isoform X6, with the protein MSLPTNCMYPAPSVQDRHLKVRNGNICGSPCAVNRPIDIVQKRRRFDVENGLSAGRSPLDSQTSPGSGLVLQANFPHSQRRESFLYRSDSDFDLSPKNMSRNSSTASDLEEGLKHWEINRPPRHGEDMIVTPFAQVLASLRTVRSNFAVMTNLQDRVANKRPTSSNQPSTCKPCLTEEPYQKLAVETLEELDWCLDQLETLQTRHSVGEMASNKFKRMLNRELTQLSETSRSGNQVSEFIANTFLEKQHDVEILSPTSKEKEKKKRPMSQIIGVKKSTQSPSLAPTCIPRFGVSTPQESLLAKEVEDIDRWGLDIFKIAEFSGNRPLTVIMYTIFQERDLMKIFKIPNDTFITLMMTLEDHYRADVAYHNNIHAADVVQSIHVLLSTPALEAVFTDLEIMAVLFASAIHDVDHPGVTNQFLINTSSELALMYNDASVLENHHLAVGFKLLQVENCDIFQNLTRKQKESLRKMVIDMVLATDMSKHMNFLADMKTMVETKKVTSLGVLLLDNYSDRIQVLQNMVHCADLSNPTKPLELYRKWTDRIMVEFFTQGDQERDKGMEISPMCDKHNASIEKNQVGFIDYVVHPLWETWADLVHPDAQDILDTLEDNREWYQSMIRRSPSPSSPEEHHPEVIPGGGDVGAGGPVLSGGGDKFQFELTLEEEEEDDDDGEVESDQESPLEAESQSSGEQHRDSSPSLSPDPRSNSRYRPPSPHPSRTLSPAALSVRSPDRTMAFPDREGSGRDRELGLEGDGVARTGT; encoded by the exons TTTTGATGTTGAGAATGGCTTGTCGGCGGGTCGCAGTCCACTGGACTCTCAGACCAGCCCGGGTTCTGGGCTGGTACTTCAGGCCAACTTTCCCCACAGTCAACGGCGCGAGTCCTTCCTCTACCGCTCCGACTCCGACTTTGACCTTTCACCCAAAAACATGTCCCGCAACTCGTCTACTGCCAGCGACCT gGAGGAGGGATTGAAGCATTGGGAGATCAATAGGCCACCTCG GCATGGAGAAGACATGATAGTGACTCCATTTGCACAG GTTCTTGCCAGTCTgcgaacagtgagaagtaactTTGCTGTTATGACAAATCTGCAAGATCGTGTAGCAAACAA GCGTCCAACAAGCAGCAACCAGCCATCCACGTGCAAGCCATGTCTTACAG AGGAGCCCTATCAAAAGCTGGCGGTAGAGACACTAGAAGAGCTAGACTGGTGTCTGGACCAACTGGAGACGCTGCAGACGAGACACTCTGTTGGAGAGATGGCGTCCAACAAG TTTAAGAGGATGCTGAACCGCGAGCTGACGCAGCTATCAGAGACAAGCCGCTCGGGGAATCAGGTGTCAGAGTTCATCGCCAACACCTTCCTAG AGAAACAACATGACGTGGAGATCCTCTCTCCAACTTctaaggagaaggagaagaagaagaggccaaTGTCACAGATCATTGGTGTGAAAAAGTCCACACAGAGTCCCAGCTTAGCACCCACCTGCATCCCCCGCTTTGGAGTCAGCACGCCCCAGGAGAGCCTGCTGGCTAAG GAGGTCGAGGACATCGATCGTTGGGGTCTGGATATATTCAAGATAGCAGAATTTTCAGGAAACCGCCCTCTGACGGTGATTATGTACACCATCTTCCAG GAGCGGGACCTGATGAAAATCTTCAAGATTCCAAATGACACCTTTATCACCTTGATGATGACCTTGGAGGACCACTACCGGGCAGACGTAGCTTACCACAACAACATCCATGCGGCTGATGTGGTGCAGTCCATCCACGTCCTCCTGTCCACCCCTGCTCTGGAG GCGGTGTTCACAGACCTGGAGATCATGGCTGTTCTGTTTGCCAGTGCCATCCACGATGTTGACCACCCAGGAGTCACAAACCAGTTCCTCATTAACACCA GTTCAGAGCTCGCGCTGATGTACAACGACGCCTCGGTGCTGGAGAATCACCACCTCGCCGTGGGCTTCAAACTGCTTCAAGTAGAAAACTGTGACATCTTCCAAAACCTCACCAGGAAACAGAAAGAGTCCCTCCGAAAGATGGTGATTGACATG GTGCTCGCCACGGATATGTCCAAACACATGAACTTCTTGGCGGACATGAAGACAATGGTGGAGACCAAGAAGGTGACGAGTCTAGGTGTTCTGCTGCTAGACAACTACTCTGACCGCATCCAG GTTCTGCAGAACATGGTCCACTGTGCCGACCTGAGCAACCCAACCAAACCGCTGGAGCTTTACCGCAAGTGGACAGACCGCATCATGGTGGAGTTCTTCACCCAGGGCGACCAAGAGCGGGACAAAGGCATGGAGATCAGTCCCATGTGTGACAAACACAACGCCTCCATAGAGAAGAACCAG GTGGGCTTCATTGACTACGTTGTCCACCCTCTGTGGGAGACATGGGCAGACTTGGTACACCCTGACGCCCAGGACATCCTGGACACGCTGGAGGACAACAGGGAGTGGTATCAGAGCATGATCCGCCGTAGCCCGTCTCCCTCCAGCCCCGAGGAGCACCACCCGGAGGTGATCCCAGGGGGCGGCGACGTGGGAGCAGGTGGCCCTGTCCTTTCAGGAGGAGGGGATAAGTTCCAGTTTGAACTTactctggaggaagaggaggaggatgatgatgatggggagGTGGAGTCTGACCAGGAGAGCCCCTTAGAGGCAGAGTCCCAGTCGAGTGGAGAGCAGCACCGGGACTCCTCTCCGTCTTTGTCCCCGGACCCCCGCAGCAACAGCAGGTACCGCCCCCCTTCGCCTCACCCGTCTCGGACCCTGAGTCCGGCTGCCCTGTCGGTGCGGAGCCCCGACAGGACGATGGCCTTCCCAGATCGGGAAGGCTCCGGCAGGGACAGAGAACTGGGCCTGGAGGGCGACGGGGTGGCGCGTACGGGCACGTAA
- the LOC119216916 gene encoding cAMP-specific 3',5'-cyclic phosphodiesterase 4D-like isoform X2 has translation MSWLEGRRESLPVVHQVVRRRCSGPLTLPPLWRRHSCQEHHRDNRRLSATLGLPLERLEVLYRRALASHDEQSFDVENGLSAGRSPLDSQTSPGSGLVLQANFPHSQRRESFLYRSDSDFDLSPKNMSRNSSTASDLEEGLKHWEINRPPRHGEDMIVTPFAQVLASLRTVRSNFAVMTNLQDRVANKRPTSSNQPSTCKPCLTEEPYQKLAVETLEELDWCLDQLETLQTRHSVGEMASNKFKRMLNRELTQLSETSRSGNQVSEFIANTFLEKQHDVEILSPTSKEKEKKKRPMSQIIGVKKSTQSPSLAPTCIPRFGVSTPQESLLAKEVEDIDRWGLDIFKIAEFSGNRPLTVIMYTIFQERDLMKIFKIPNDTFITLMMTLEDHYRADVAYHNNIHAADVVQSIHVLLSTPALEAVFTDLEIMAVLFASAIHDVDHPGVTNQFLINTSSELALMYNDASVLENHHLAVGFKLLQVENCDIFQNLTRKQKESLRKMVIDMVLATDMSKHMNFLADMKTMVETKKVTSLGVLLLDNYSDRIQVLQNMVHCADLSNPTKPLELYRKWTDRIMVEFFTQGDQERDKGMEISPMCDKHNASIEKNQVGFIDYVVHPLWETWADLVHPDAQDILDTLEDNREWYQSMIRRSPSPSSPEEHHPEVIPGGGDVGAGGPVLSGGGDKFQFELTLEEEEEDDDDGEVESDQESPLEAESQSSGEQHRDSSPSLSPDPRSNSRYRPPSPHPSRTLSPAALSVRSPDRTMAFPDREGSGRDRELGLEGDGVARTGT, from the exons TTTTGATGTTGAGAATGGCTTGTCGGCGGGTCGCAGTCCACTGGACTCTCAGACCAGCCCGGGTTCTGGGCTGGTACTTCAGGCCAACTTTCCCCACAGTCAACGGCGCGAGTCCTTCCTCTACCGCTCCGACTCCGACTTTGACCTTTCACCCAAAAACATGTCCCGCAACTCGTCTACTGCCAGCGACCT gGAGGAGGGATTGAAGCATTGGGAGATCAATAGGCCACCTCG GCATGGAGAAGACATGATAGTGACTCCATTTGCACAG GTTCTTGCCAGTCTgcgaacagtgagaagtaactTTGCTGTTATGACAAATCTGCAAGATCGTGTAGCAAACAA GCGTCCAACAAGCAGCAACCAGCCATCCACGTGCAAGCCATGTCTTACAG AGGAGCCCTATCAAAAGCTGGCGGTAGAGACACTAGAAGAGCTAGACTGGTGTCTGGACCAACTGGAGACGCTGCAGACGAGACACTCTGTTGGAGAGATGGCGTCCAACAAG TTTAAGAGGATGCTGAACCGCGAGCTGACGCAGCTATCAGAGACAAGCCGCTCGGGGAATCAGGTGTCAGAGTTCATCGCCAACACCTTCCTAG AGAAACAACATGACGTGGAGATCCTCTCTCCAACTTctaaggagaaggagaagaagaagaggccaaTGTCACAGATCATTGGTGTGAAAAAGTCCACACAGAGTCCCAGCTTAGCACCCACCTGCATCCCCCGCTTTGGAGTCAGCACGCCCCAGGAGAGCCTGCTGGCTAAG GAGGTCGAGGACATCGATCGTTGGGGTCTGGATATATTCAAGATAGCAGAATTTTCAGGAAACCGCCCTCTGACGGTGATTATGTACACCATCTTCCAG GAGCGGGACCTGATGAAAATCTTCAAGATTCCAAATGACACCTTTATCACCTTGATGATGACCTTGGAGGACCACTACCGGGCAGACGTAGCTTACCACAACAACATCCATGCGGCTGATGTGGTGCAGTCCATCCACGTCCTCCTGTCCACCCCTGCTCTGGAG GCGGTGTTCACAGACCTGGAGATCATGGCTGTTCTGTTTGCCAGTGCCATCCACGATGTTGACCACCCAGGAGTCACAAACCAGTTCCTCATTAACACCA GTTCAGAGCTCGCGCTGATGTACAACGACGCCTCGGTGCTGGAGAATCACCACCTCGCCGTGGGCTTCAAACTGCTTCAAGTAGAAAACTGTGACATCTTCCAAAACCTCACCAGGAAACAGAAAGAGTCCCTCCGAAAGATGGTGATTGACATG GTGCTCGCCACGGATATGTCCAAACACATGAACTTCTTGGCGGACATGAAGACAATGGTGGAGACCAAGAAGGTGACGAGTCTAGGTGTTCTGCTGCTAGACAACTACTCTGACCGCATCCAG GTTCTGCAGAACATGGTCCACTGTGCCGACCTGAGCAACCCAACCAAACCGCTGGAGCTTTACCGCAAGTGGACAGACCGCATCATGGTGGAGTTCTTCACCCAGGGCGACCAAGAGCGGGACAAAGGCATGGAGATCAGTCCCATGTGTGACAAACACAACGCCTCCATAGAGAAGAACCAG GTGGGCTTCATTGACTACGTTGTCCACCCTCTGTGGGAGACATGGGCAGACTTGGTACACCCTGACGCCCAGGACATCCTGGACACGCTGGAGGACAACAGGGAGTGGTATCAGAGCATGATCCGCCGTAGCCCGTCTCCCTCCAGCCCCGAGGAGCACCACCCGGAGGTGATCCCAGGGGGCGGCGACGTGGGAGCAGGTGGCCCTGTCCTTTCAGGAGGAGGGGATAAGTTCCAGTTTGAACTTactctggaggaagaggaggaggatgatgatgatggggagGTGGAGTCTGACCAGGAGAGCCCCTTAGAGGCAGAGTCCCAGTCGAGTGGAGAGCAGCACCGGGACTCCTCTCCGTCTTTGTCCCCGGACCCCCGCAGCAACAGCAGGTACCGCCCCCCTTCGCCTCACCCGTCTCGGACCCTGAGTCCGGCTGCCCTGTCGGTGCGGAGCCCCGACAGGACGATGGCCTTCCCAGATCGGGAAGGCTCCGGCAGGGACAGAGAACTGGGCCTGGAGGGCGACGGGGTGGCGCGTACGGGCACGTAA
- the LOC119216916 gene encoding cAMP-specific 3',5'-cyclic phosphodiesterase 4D-like isoform X3 → MESNVTTLSREGAGLAKPPKHLWRQPRTHIRIKQRFHSDTERYLCRNRTLEKLRPGLRKPRMSWPSPQKRFDVENGLSAGRSPLDSQTSPGSGLVLQANFPHSQRRESFLYRSDSDFDLSPKNMSRNSSTASDLEEGLKHWEINRPPRHGEDMIVTPFAQVLASLRTVRSNFAVMTNLQDRVANKRPTSSNQPSTCKPCLTEEPYQKLAVETLEELDWCLDQLETLQTRHSVGEMASNKFKRMLNRELTQLSETSRSGNQVSEFIANTFLEKQHDVEILSPTSKEKEKKKRPMSQIIGVKKSTQSPSLAPTCIPRFGVSTPQESLLAKEVEDIDRWGLDIFKIAEFSGNRPLTVIMYTIFQERDLMKIFKIPNDTFITLMMTLEDHYRADVAYHNNIHAADVVQSIHVLLSTPALEAVFTDLEIMAVLFASAIHDVDHPGVTNQFLINTSSELALMYNDASVLENHHLAVGFKLLQVENCDIFQNLTRKQKESLRKMVIDMVLATDMSKHMNFLADMKTMVETKKVTSLGVLLLDNYSDRIQVLQNMVHCADLSNPTKPLELYRKWTDRIMVEFFTQGDQERDKGMEISPMCDKHNASIEKNQVGFIDYVVHPLWETWADLVHPDAQDILDTLEDNREWYQSMIRRSPSPSSPEEHHPEVIPGGGDVGAGGPVLSGGGDKFQFELTLEEEEEDDDDGEVESDQESPLEAESQSSGEQHRDSSPSLSPDPRSNSRYRPPSPHPSRTLSPAALSVRSPDRTMAFPDREGSGRDRELGLEGDGVARTGT, encoded by the exons TTTTGATGTTGAGAATGGCTTGTCGGCGGGTCGCAGTCCACTGGACTCTCAGACCAGCCCGGGTTCTGGGCTGGTACTTCAGGCCAACTTTCCCCACAGTCAACGGCGCGAGTCCTTCCTCTACCGCTCCGACTCCGACTTTGACCTTTCACCCAAAAACATGTCCCGCAACTCGTCTACTGCCAGCGACCT gGAGGAGGGATTGAAGCATTGGGAGATCAATAGGCCACCTCG GCATGGAGAAGACATGATAGTGACTCCATTTGCACAG GTTCTTGCCAGTCTgcgaacagtgagaagtaactTTGCTGTTATGACAAATCTGCAAGATCGTGTAGCAAACAA GCGTCCAACAAGCAGCAACCAGCCATCCACGTGCAAGCCATGTCTTACAG AGGAGCCCTATCAAAAGCTGGCGGTAGAGACACTAGAAGAGCTAGACTGGTGTCTGGACCAACTGGAGACGCTGCAGACGAGACACTCTGTTGGAGAGATGGCGTCCAACAAG TTTAAGAGGATGCTGAACCGCGAGCTGACGCAGCTATCAGAGACAAGCCGCTCGGGGAATCAGGTGTCAGAGTTCATCGCCAACACCTTCCTAG AGAAACAACATGACGTGGAGATCCTCTCTCCAACTTctaaggagaaggagaagaagaagaggccaaTGTCACAGATCATTGGTGTGAAAAAGTCCACACAGAGTCCCAGCTTAGCACCCACCTGCATCCCCCGCTTTGGAGTCAGCACGCCCCAGGAGAGCCTGCTGGCTAAG GAGGTCGAGGACATCGATCGTTGGGGTCTGGATATATTCAAGATAGCAGAATTTTCAGGAAACCGCCCTCTGACGGTGATTATGTACACCATCTTCCAG GAGCGGGACCTGATGAAAATCTTCAAGATTCCAAATGACACCTTTATCACCTTGATGATGACCTTGGAGGACCACTACCGGGCAGACGTAGCTTACCACAACAACATCCATGCGGCTGATGTGGTGCAGTCCATCCACGTCCTCCTGTCCACCCCTGCTCTGGAG GCGGTGTTCACAGACCTGGAGATCATGGCTGTTCTGTTTGCCAGTGCCATCCACGATGTTGACCACCCAGGAGTCACAAACCAGTTCCTCATTAACACCA GTTCAGAGCTCGCGCTGATGTACAACGACGCCTCGGTGCTGGAGAATCACCACCTCGCCGTGGGCTTCAAACTGCTTCAAGTAGAAAACTGTGACATCTTCCAAAACCTCACCAGGAAACAGAAAGAGTCCCTCCGAAAGATGGTGATTGACATG GTGCTCGCCACGGATATGTCCAAACACATGAACTTCTTGGCGGACATGAAGACAATGGTGGAGACCAAGAAGGTGACGAGTCTAGGTGTTCTGCTGCTAGACAACTACTCTGACCGCATCCAG GTTCTGCAGAACATGGTCCACTGTGCCGACCTGAGCAACCCAACCAAACCGCTGGAGCTTTACCGCAAGTGGACAGACCGCATCATGGTGGAGTTCTTCACCCAGGGCGACCAAGAGCGGGACAAAGGCATGGAGATCAGTCCCATGTGTGACAAACACAACGCCTCCATAGAGAAGAACCAG GTGGGCTTCATTGACTACGTTGTCCACCCTCTGTGGGAGACATGGGCAGACTTGGTACACCCTGACGCCCAGGACATCCTGGACACGCTGGAGGACAACAGGGAGTGGTATCAGAGCATGATCCGCCGTAGCCCGTCTCCCTCCAGCCCCGAGGAGCACCACCCGGAGGTGATCCCAGGGGGCGGCGACGTGGGAGCAGGTGGCCCTGTCCTTTCAGGAGGAGGGGATAAGTTCCAGTTTGAACTTactctggaggaagaggaggaggatgatgatgatggggagGTGGAGTCTGACCAGGAGAGCCCCTTAGAGGCAGAGTCCCAGTCGAGTGGAGAGCAGCACCGGGACTCCTCTCCGTCTTTGTCCCCGGACCCCCGCAGCAACAGCAGGTACCGCCCCCCTTCGCCTCACCCGTCTCGGACCCTGAGTCCGGCTGCCCTGTCGGTGCGGAGCCCCGACAGGACGATGGCCTTCCCAGATCGGGAAGGCTCCGGCAGGGACAGAGAACTGGGCCTGGAGGGCGACGGGGTGGCGCGTACGGGCACGTAA